The following is a genomic window from Aminivibrio sp..
TGCTCCCCGTCCTCAAGCGAAAGAAGGAAGCTGGCTCCTTCCGCGGCGGCCTCCACAAGCTTTCCGTGAAAACGGAGACGCTCCTCGGCCCGTTTTCTTTCCTCGAGTTCCCGCCGGGATTCCTCGTACAGCCGGGCGTTTTCCAGGGCGATGGATGCGGCTGCGGCGAACTGGTCCAGGGAGGCCGGCAGTTCCCGGTCGATCTCCGGTAAGACGTCCGTGTAGGCGACGGACAGGACGCCCATAATTTTATTTCTTTGGAAAAAGGGCACGGCGATGATGGTGGTGATCTCCGAGAGCCTCGGATCGGGGGTCCGCCCGGGATGGTTCCGGTAGTCCCGAATGACGATACTCTTCTTCTCCCTGTAGACTTCCCCCGAGATGCCCACGAAGACGGGGCGGGTCTCGTTCACCATGGCGGCATACAGTCCCGTGCCGAAGATCCGGAGGAAGGTGTTCTTCTTTTCCTGGTAGACGGAAAGGGATACGTGCTCCGTCCCGGCGAGCTCCCCTGCCTTCGCCAGAATGCGCTGGAGGAGGGCGGTGGAGTCCAGCTCCTCCATAAAGGAGAGGAACATGGAGTGAAGCAGTTCGAGCCGCCTGTTCTGGGCTTCCGCCCGGAGTTCAGCTTCCTTGAGATCGGTGACGTCGATGGTGAGCCCCGTCACCCGCAGAAGCCGGCCCTCTCCGTCCCTCACGGGAAACCCCTTGAAGACAACCCACCGGGATCCGCCGTCCTTCGTGACCACCCTCAACTCCACGTCGAGGAAGGTGTCCTCCCCGGCAAGGAGTCTCTCCCATGCCGGTTTCGCGGCTTCATTCTCCTTCGGGTAAAAGATCCGGTCGAATAAATCCTGCCTGGAAAGGGGAAACTCCTCGTCCTCCAGCCAGAGGATATCGCCGTGCCCGGAACTGGAAAAACTGTCGCTTTCCGGGAAATACTCCCAGACCCCCACCCTGGAGGCGGCGAGCACCCTGGAGAGCCTCTCCTCGCTTTCCAGGGCCCGAAACTCGGCAACCTTGCGGTCGGTGACATCCATCAGGCTTGACTGGTAGGCGAAGGCCTTCCCGTGCCCGTCCCGGTGAAAGGATGTCCTGTCCTCGATCCACCGGACCTCCCCGTCCCTGGTGACGATCCGGTACTCGAGCAGCAGCGAAGGGACGTTTTTCAGGACCGCTTCGTAAAATTTTCTCTTCACCCGCTCCCTGTCCTCGGGAAAGACGAGGGACAGGAAGGGGATTTCCTCGAGAACGATCTCGGAAACGGTATAGCCGAAACGGGCGATGTTCCCGGTGACGAAATCCACCGGATGGTGTTCCTCCGGCTCGCCCCAGAGGATCACCACGGGGCTGGACGCTATGATCCGGTCAAGGCTGAGAACATCTTTTGCGCTCACGAACCTCTCACCCTCCTCTCCCGAAGGATTTCACTCCGACGGCGATAATTTCCGGATTCTTCCGGAGAACTTCCACGCAGGCCCCCCGCTGACGGGCCGAAAGCCGTTCCCCGCTTTCAGGGAATCCAGGGTTGCCCGACCCTCCGCCAGGTTATCGGGGGACAAACCGAACAGGGAAACGTTCCCCGTGACGAAATTCACGCGGGGGAAGTGATCCATCCTCCCGCTGGTCAGGACGGCAGGACAGGAAAGAATCACCTGGTCGAGGTTCGAGGTTCACGGACTGTTCGGGCACCACGGCCGCATCATCCCCCGGACCGGTTCCTTCCTGCTGAACGGCGGCGTTTTTCCTATTCTAAATGAAGGGTGATGGTTTGAACAGACCGCACGGTACACCTCAATCCGCACCTCAGCGGGGAGCGGATTGAGGGAGATCCGACCGTGAACAGCGAAAAACCGTATCGCTTCCCATGCTCGTCCCGGCCGGGGTGATCATCTTTTCCGCGGCGCCGATCACCCGGAGTCATCCCGACGGGCAATGAAAATCCTGCCCACGGCGAGGGTCAGCTCGAACAGCAGGTAGAGGGGTACTCCGAGCAGAACCTGGGACACCACATCAGGCGGAGTCAGCAGGGCGGCCGCAAGGCCGATGAAGAGGATGATCCACGGCCTGAGGCGGGAAACGGTCCGAAGGGAGACGGCTCCCGAAAGCAGAAGGGCAAGAAGCAGCAGGGGGGCCTGGAACACCAGTCCCGACGCCAGCAGCAGGGAAAACAGAAAGGAAGCGTATTCCCCGAATCCCCAGAGGGGAAGAATATTGTCCCCCTCTCCGAAGGCAAGGAAAAACCGGAGTGCCAGGGGAGCGATGACCCGGTAGGCGAAGGCCGACCCGGCGGCGAACAGCACAGGCACTATCCCTCCGCCGACCAGCAGGTATTTCGCCTCGCTCCGCCGCAGGGCGGGCCGGATGAAAAGCCAGCCCTGGACCAGGGCGAGGGGGGCGGTGAGCACCATTCCGCCCCAGAAGGCCAGCCGCATGTAGGTGAGCAGTTTTTCATAGGGCCGGAAATAATAGAGCGACACTCCAAGCCCCTCCAGCGGGGCGAGCAGGAATGCCGCCATGGAGGAGGCGAAGGAGAAAAGCAGGACGGCGGAGATGCAGAAAAACGCCAGGACCGAAATGATCTTGCCCCGGAGTACCTCCAGGTGATCGGTATAGCTTTCGCTATTTTTCCTGTCCGGGCTCTCCATCCTCTCCATTCTCCTTCTTCTCCGGAGATTCGCCGGTCTCAAGCCCTCTCTTGAACTCCTTCACTGCGCTTCCCACGGCCCGCCCCACTTCGGGCAGCCGTTTCGCCCCGAAGAGCACCAGCGCCAGGGCAAGCAGCAGCAGTATTTCTCCCATTCCGAGGTTCATGCCGTCATCTCCGTTCTCTGCCGGTCAAAATGGAAATTCTTCCAGGGGGGCCACAGTGGGCCCCTCGCCCCCGCCCGATAGCGGGCGGATCTTCCCGTGCACCGTGAGCCCCGACACGGTGACAGCCTTCGGCTCCGCCGGGCAGGCATATTCGCAGGCTCCGCACCCGAGACAGATGGAAGGGTCCAGCTCGGGGATGGTCAGGTTTCCACGGAAAGGAACCATGCGCATCGCCTGGGTGGGGCAGTGCTCGGAGCAGGCACCGCAGGCCGTCCCGTACTTCCGGACGATGCAGTTCCGGCGAAGGAAGCGGGCCTTTCCTATGGAAACGAGCTGTTTTTCCCCCGGTTCCAGAGACTCTATGGCCCCCGTGGGGCAGGCGTCGCCGCAGGCGGTGCATCCATACTGGCAGTATCCCCTCCCGTAGTCAAGGACGGGCTGGAAAAGCCCTTCCGGCCCCCATTCCCCCAGCGACGGGCGGAGAATCCCCGCCGGGCAGACAGTCACGCAGGCCGTGCAGGCCACGCATTTTTTCGTGAAGTTCCCTCGGCTCTTCGACCCCGGAGGGGAGAGGGGGAGTTTTTCATCCCAGGAGGACGCTCCCGCCGGAACGGTGCCGTCCTTCTTCGCGCTCCATAAAGTCAGCCCGAGAGCGGCGGTGAAACCCGCCGCCGTCCTGAGCAGCCCTCTCCGGGAGAGACTTTCTCCCGGAGGGGCGAAGGAAAGGGCGAGTTCCCCTCCAGGGCAGGCGTCCACGCACCGGAGACAGAGAACGCACCGGTCGGCATCTACCTTCCGCTCCTTCACGGAGATGCACCTCTGGGGGCAGACGGTGCCGCACAGGCCGCAGCCGGTGCAGTTTTCCCCGGAAAACCGGACGGAGAGAAGGGACGACCGGGAAAAGAGCCCAAGAAAGGTCCCCACAGGACAGAGGGCATCGCAGAAGGGGCGCCCTTTCCGGAGAGACCACAGGGTCAGGACCAGGAAGAAAGCGGCGGTGCCCCAGAAAAGCCCGGGCACGAAGGGAATGCGCCCCGCCCTGGAGATAATCCCGTACAGACCGCGGCTCTCGAGAAAACCGGCGAGGCTGTCAATCCCGCCGGCCATAGGGGGCCGGAGAAGCTGGGTAACCCCCCTGCCGAAGGCGGCGTAGGGATCCAGGAGAGCGGGAACGGCCGACACACCGGCAGCGCCGGCCGCCAGTACGAGAGCCAGGGTCCAGTACCGCGCCCGGGATCCCGGAGCGTATCCAGAAAGGCGCCGCCCGCCGGCCCGCCACACCGCCTCCTGGAAGGTTCCCAGGGGGCAGAGAACGGAACAGTAGACCCTCC
Proteins encoded in this region:
- a CDS encoding HD domain-containing phosphohydrolase; protein product: MSAKDVLSLDRIIASSPVVILWGEPEEHHPVDFVTGNIARFGYTVSEIVLEEIPFLSLVFPEDRERVKRKFYEAVLKNVPSLLLEYRIVTRDGEVRWIEDRTSFHRDGHGKAFAYQSSLMDVTDRKVAEFRALESEERLSRVLAASRVGVWEYFPESDSFSSSGHGDILWLEDEEFPLSRQDLFDRIFYPKENEAAKPAWERLLAGEDTFLDVELRVVTKDGGSRWVVFKGFPVRDGEGRLLRVTGLTIDVTDLKEAELRAEAQNRRLELLHSMFLSFMEELDSTALLQRILAKAGELAGTEHVSLSVYQEKKNTFLRIFGTGLYAAMVNETRPVFVGISGEVYREKKSIVIRDYRNHPGRTPDPRLSEITTIIAVPFFQRNKIMGVLSVAYTDVLPEIDRELPASLDQFAAAASIALENARLYEESRRELEERKRAEERLRFHGKLVEAAAEGASFLLSLEDGEQAMNFALRSLGEALGARRANLFRNCTGPDGTKNVRLLARSSASWEKGVPTLPETLSWEENLFSVYTLLAEGGIYTGPIPDIGSLPGKDLPEGGSLWFMAVPIFFRSEFWGFLGFSFEDSVIPVRADETDVLRGAAYNLAASVIRWESEQEVLRGYEKLRNTFNDVIRTMGQIVGKKDPYTIEHQERVAVLATEIGAGLGLDGERLEGLRIAGLVHDVGKVEIPSEILSKPGRLSPLEFELIKTHAGSSYDILREIDFPWPVAEIARQHHEKLDGSGYPRGLKGDEILLEARILTVADVVEAMASHRPYRSSLGLAAAREEIEKNSGILYDPEVVRACAAVLESSPGILGAS
- the tatA gene encoding twin-arginine translocase TatA/TatE family subunit: MNLGMGEILLLLALALVLFGAKRLPEVGRAVGSAVKEFKRGLETGESPEKKENGEDGEPGQEK
- a CDS encoding 4Fe-4S binding protein encodes the protein MLFLAHFLFRPSESALPLLPSLQVVPSILRWWGGAAVLALGALLAGRVYCSVLCPLGTFQEAVWRAGGRRLSGYAPGSRARYWTLALVLAAGAAGVSAVPALLDPYAAFGRGVTQLLRPPMAGGIDSLAGFLESRGLYGIISRAGRIPFVPGLFWGTAAFFLVLTLWSLRKGRPFCDALCPVGTFLGLFSRSSLLSVRFSGENCTGCGLCGTVCPQRCISVKERKVDADRCVLCLRCVDACPGGELALSFAPPGESLSRRGLLRTAAGFTAALGLTLWSAKKDGTVPAGASSWDEKLPLSPPGSKSRGNFTKKCVACTACVTVCPAGILRPSLGEWGPEGLFQPVLDYGRGYCQYGCTACGDACPTGAIESLEPGEKQLVSIGKARFLRRNCIVRKYGTACGACSEHCPTQAMRMVPFRGNLTIPELDPSICLGCGACEYACPAEPKAVTVSGLTVHGKIRPLSGGGEGPTVAPLEEFPF
- the tatC gene encoding twin-arginine translocase subunit TatC translates to MESPDRKNSESYTDHLEVLRGKIISVLAFFCISAVLLFSFASSMAAFLLAPLEGLGVSLYYFRPYEKLLTYMRLAFWGGMVLTAPLALVQGWLFIRPALRRSEAKYLLVGGGIVPVLFAAGSAFAYRVIAPLALRFFLAFGEGDNILPLWGFGEYASFLFSLLLASGLVFQAPLLLLALLLSGAVSLRTVSRLRPWIILFIGLAAALLTPPDVVSQVLLGVPLYLLFELTLAVGRIFIARRDDSG